Proteins found in one Longimicrobiales bacterium genomic segment:
- a CDS encoding TolC family protein has translation MRCAPRMAAIAVLIGSAGPISAQHAPAVLTLDEALRIARSGNPEFLRTANDLEVAGSSVRSAWGGFLPNLNTNLNFSGSRSTTLTGEDFFGDPIESPEPVTSRRSSASQGISTQMTLFDGGTTLRNLQARRATYDGVSAQIQAAGIQLDARVSREYFQAVRAVRNITLEEYLLASARDRLERTEQLLRLAARNREDVLGARADVAQAEQNVERARGDADKTRLTLAATLGMQPTTSISVDTVLPPVFDPADLDVEALVAGALASSPVVRQRESALRAAKYGASAARARRLPSISASAGYNRGMSAAGYGAFGEFNPGENYGFSFGVGVSLPLFSRFQTSDAIAQASAGAVDAEHDLRAARLTVERDVRAAIIDLDNAYRSLQLAEEQVDLNRERQELTQERYRLGGSDFTTLQNVIDRTAQAERQALEALFGFINARISLEEKLGHRLEE, from the coding sequence ATGAGATGCGCCCCCCGCATGGCCGCCATTGCCGTGTTGATCGGCAGCGCCGGTCCGATCTCGGCGCAGCATGCCCCGGCCGTGCTGACACTGGACGAAGCGCTGCGCATTGCACGAAGCGGCAACCCCGAGTTCCTGCGGACGGCGAATGACCTCGAGGTGGCGGGCAGTTCCGTGCGCTCCGCGTGGGGCGGGTTCCTGCCGAACCTGAACACGAATCTGAACTTCAGCGGCTCACGCTCGACGACGCTCACGGGGGAGGACTTCTTTGGTGACCCGATCGAGTCACCGGAGCCGGTCACGTCGCGCCGCAGCTCGGCGAGCCAGGGCATCAGCACCCAGATGACGCTGTTCGACGGCGGCACGACGCTCCGGAACCTGCAGGCACGCCGCGCGACGTACGACGGAGTGAGCGCGCAGATCCAGGCGGCCGGGATCCAGCTGGATGCGCGGGTGTCGCGCGAGTACTTCCAGGCCGTGCGTGCCGTACGCAACATCACGCTGGAGGAATACCTGCTGGCGTCGGCACGCGACCGGCTGGAGCGGACGGAGCAGCTGCTGCGGCTGGCCGCGCGCAACCGTGAAGATGTGCTCGGCGCCCGCGCCGACGTGGCGCAGGCCGAGCAGAACGTGGAGCGTGCGCGCGGCGATGCGGACAAGACACGGCTCACACTCGCAGCGACGCTCGGCATGCAGCCCACGACGAGCATCAGCGTGGATACGGTGCTGCCGCCCGTGTTCGATCCCGCCGACCTGGATGTGGAGGCGCTCGTCGCTGGAGCTCTGGCCAGCAGTCCGGTCGTGCGGCAGCGCGAGTCGGCCCTGCGCGCCGCGAAGTATGGCGCGTCGGCCGCGCGGGCGCGCCGGCTGCCGAGCATCAGCGCAAGTGCCGGTTACAACCGCGGCATGTCGGCGGCGGGCTATGGCGCGTTCGGCGAATTCAATCCGGGCGAGAACTACGGCTTCAGCTTCGGAGTCGGGGTGTCGCTGCCGCTCTTCAGCCGGTTCCAGACATCGGACGCCATCGCGCAGGCGAGTGCAGGCGCGGTGGACGCCGAGCACGATCTCCGTGCGGCGCGGCTGACCGTCGAGCGGGATGTTCGCGCGGCGATCATCGATCTCGACAACGCCTACCGCTCGCTCCAGCTGGCCGAGGAACAGGTGGACCTGAACCGCGAGCGGCAGGAGCTGACACAGGAGCGCTATCGGCTGGGAGGCTCCGATTTCACGACATTGCAGAACGTGATCGACCGTACCGCGCAGGCCGAGCGCCAGGCGCTCGAGGCGCTGTTCGGCTTCATCAACGCGCGGATCAGCCTCGAGGAGAAGCTCGGGCACCGCCTGGAGGAATAG